A region from the Deinococcota bacterium genome encodes:
- the dnaE gene encoding DNA polymerase III subunit alpha codes for MCSPAETSNNELGKTAPKRFAHLHQHTAYSLLDGAARISDLMRWVKETSPDNPALAMTDHGNMHGAVEFYKAAEKEGVKPIIGFEAYVSAGSRFEKKRGSDKLDGGYFHLTLLAKDFKGYQNLCKLNSRGWLEGFYMKPRVDHELLREYSEGVIALSGCLGAQIPRYLLDIGFDAGEGMLKQYLDIYGGDFFIELQDHGLGEQTRLNPMLKALADKYGLGMVATNDGHYVKKEDAKAHEALLAIQTKTTLSDPKRFKFPCEEFYVKTPAEMAALIPERDYPGAFANTQHIAELCNVELPIGPRRVYQMPELPIPKGRTLAEQLRVQTYQGLMGRYQSITEEVISHYLSHHLAETGLEVPEGLEAKLLRLATAGELCQRASREAGEKYVTYAHLEALKAEPGPVQGAALLILERAEYELGVIISMGFPDYLLIVADFINWAKDHGVAVGPGRGSGAGSIVCYATRITNVDPLQYGLLFERFLNPDRVSMPDIDVDFSDTRRMEVVDYVRQKYGEDKVAQIATFGTMASKAAIKDAARVLEAPYADADRFSKLIPVVFGRSTPIKKAMEEVSDLRTYYQTGSQEFVDVAIALEGLTRHASVHAAGVIIAREPVQELAPVFRSGDGPIVCQYDMGSIEELGFLKMDFLGLRTLSFIEAAVRIVGESRGVELDPDDFPLEDPETFELLSRGDAAGVFQFESGGMVDTLRKLKPRRIQDLIAVSALYRPGPMENIPTYIRRHHGLEEVDYSRQFPVAESFLEPILAETYGIPVYQEQILKIAQAVAGYSLGEADLLRKAMGKKIVEAMVKHRTIFEKGAANNGIPADEANAIFDLLEKFANYGFNKAHSTAYGMLSYQTAYLKAHYPVEFAAALLTVERANSDKVAEYAADARHMGIAVLPPDINESRADFTPVGKVVRFGLFGVKNVGDAAVEHILKERARGGPFKDFYDFCERAQSSLVNKRATESLVKAGAFDAFGERATLLATVEAAVKWGAAQRENAASGQLSLFGAEGVPPPPLQGGVSLNRLELLRLEKEALGLYISDHPMNSYPGLADVASCTVEALESWCRDKLEDTGRGHRCRAALAGILQNVVKRSTKSGSMMARFTVADETGAREVVAFSRAYEEMAAELAEDAPVVVIVEVAREEDSLRLVAERLIRWDKRGNLPEVALIEFDLQAASETMLVELRSWLDECAGMIPLRLKLRAGAGTALYAAEALGVDKDKLGALEMACPWLKASLSIDRDQLLRSSAGRKPWEAKEKEALAGADIPF; via the coding sequence ATGTGTTCCCCCGCCGAGACCAGCAACAATGAGCTGGGCAAGACCGCCCCCAAACGCTTCGCCCACCTCCACCAGCACACCGCCTACAGCCTGCTGGACGGGGCGGCGCGCATTTCAGACCTGATGAGGTGGGTCAAGGAGACGAGCCCCGACAACCCCGCCCTGGCGATGACCGATCACGGCAACATGCACGGCGCCGTCGAGTTCTACAAGGCCGCCGAGAAGGAGGGCGTCAAGCCCATCATCGGCTTCGAGGCCTACGTCTCGGCGGGCTCCCGGTTTGAAAAGAAGCGCGGCTCGGACAAGCTCGACGGCGGCTACTTCCACCTGACGCTGCTGGCGAAAGATTTCAAAGGTTATCAGAACCTCTGCAAGCTCAATTCGCGGGGCTGGCTCGAGGGCTTCTACATGAAGCCGCGCGTCGACCATGAACTCCTCAGGGAATACTCCGAGGGCGTGATCGCGCTGTCGGGCTGTTTGGGCGCGCAGATTCCGCGCTACCTCTTGGATATCGGCTTTGACGCCGGCGAGGGGATGCTCAAGCAGTACCTGGACATCTACGGGGGCGACTTCTTCATCGAACTCCAGGACCACGGCTTGGGCGAGCAGACCCGGCTCAACCCGATGCTCAAAGCGCTCGCCGACAAGTACGGTCTCGGCATGGTCGCCACCAACGACGGCCACTACGTCAAAAAGGAAGACGCCAAGGCGCACGAGGCGCTCTTGGCCATCCAGACCAAGACAACGCTCTCGGACCCCAAACGCTTCAAGTTCCCTTGCGAGGAGTTCTACGTCAAGACCCCCGCCGAAATGGCCGCCTTGATCCCCGAGCGGGACTACCCCGGCGCCTTCGCCAACACCCAGCACATCGCCGAACTCTGCAACGTCGAGCTGCCCATCGGCCCCAGGCGCGTCTACCAGATGCCCGAGCTGCCGATTCCCAAGGGCCGGACACTAGCAGAGCAGTTGCGGGTCCAGACCTACCAGGGGCTGATGGGGCGCTATCAGAGCATCACCGAAGAGGTCATCAGCCACTATCTGAGCCATCACCTCGCCGAGACCGGCTTAGAGGTGCCGGAAGGGCTCGAGGCCAAGCTCCTCCGCCTAGCGACGGCGGGTGAGCTGTGCCAGCGCGCCAGCCGCGAGGCGGGCGAGAAGTACGTGACATACGCGCACCTAGAGGCGCTCAAGGCCGAACCCGGCCCGGTGCAGGGGGCGGCGCTGCTTATTTTGGAGCGCGCCGAGTACGAACTCGGCGTGATCATCTCGATGGGCTTTCCCGACTATCTGCTCATCGTCGCGGACTTTATCAACTGGGCCAAGGACCACGGCGTCGCGGTCGGGCCGGGCCGGGGCTCGGGCGCGGGCTCGATCGTCTGTTACGCCACCCGCATTACCAACGTCGATCCCTTGCAGTACGGCCTCCTCTTCGAACGTTTCCTCAATCCTGACCGCGTATCCATGCCTGACATCGACGTGGACTTTTCCGACACCCGGCGCATGGAGGTCGTCGACTACGTGCGGCAAAAGTACGGCGAGGACAAGGTCGCGCAAATCGCCACCTTCGGGACGATGGCCTCGAAAGCCGCCATCAAGGACGCCGCGCGGGTGTTGGAGGCCCCCTACGCCGACGCCGACAGGTTTTCCAAGCTGATCCCGGTGGTCTTCGGGCGCTCGACACCCATCAAGAAGGCGATGGAAGAGGTCAGCGACCTGCGCACCTACTATCAGACCGGCTCACAGGAGTTCGTTGACGTGGCGATAGCCTTGGAGGGGCTCACCCGCCACGCCTCGGTCCACGCGGCGGGCGTGATCATCGCGCGCGAGCCCGTTCAGGAGCTCGCGCCGGTCTTTCGCAGCGGCGACGGCCCCATCGTCTGCCAGTACGACATGGGCTCCATCGAGGAACTCGGCTTTCTCAAGATGGACTTTTTGGGTCTCAGGACGCTGTCCTTTATCGAAGCCGCGGTGCGCATCGTGGGGGAGTCGCGTGGGGTCGAACTCGATCCCGACGACTTTCCGCTCGAGGACCCTGAAACCTTCGAGCTCCTGAGTCGCGGGGACGCCGCCGGAGTCTTTCAGTTCGAGTCGGGAGGCATGGTCGATACCCTGCGCAAACTCAAGCCCCGCAGGATTCAAGACCTGATTGCCGTATCGGCGCTCTACCGTCCCGGCCCGATGGAAAACATCCCTACCTATATCCGCCGCCATCACGGCCTCGAGGAGGTGGATTACAGCCGGCAGTTTCCTGTCGCCGAGAGCTTTTTGGAACCGATTTTAGCCGAGACCTACGGAATTCCCGTTTATCAAGAGCAGATCTTAAAGATTGCCCAGGCGGTGGCGGGCTACAGCTTGGGTGAGGCGGATCTGCTGCGTAAGGCGATGGGCAAGAAAATCGTCGAGGCGATGGTCAAGCACCGGACAATCTTCGAAAAGGGTGCGGCCAACAATGGTATTCCCGCCGACGAAGCGAACGCGATCTTCGACCTCTTGGAAAAGTTTGCCAACTACGGCTTCAACAAAGCCCATTCGACCGCCTACGGGATGCTCTCCTACCAGACGGCCTACCTAAAGGCCCACTACCCCGTCGAGTTCGCCGCGGCGCTACTCACCGTCGAGCGCGCCAACTCCGACAAGGTCGCCGAATACGCCGCCGACGCCCGGCACATGGGCATAGCGGTTCTGCCCCCCGACATCAACGAGTCGCGCGCGGACTTTACCCCGGTCGGCAAGGTGGTGCGCTTTGGTCTTTTCGGCGTCAAGAACGTGGGCGACGCCGCCGTCGAGCATATCCTCAAGGAGCGCGCCAGGGGTGGCCCCTTCAAGGACTTTTATGACTTCTGCGAGCGGGCGCAGTCCTCGCTCGTCAACAAGCGCGCCACCGAATCGCTCGTCAAGGCCGGCGCCTTTGACGCCTTTGGCGAGCGCGCCACCCTGCTCGCGACCGTCGAGGCGGCCGTGAAGTGGGGCGCGGCGCAGCGCGAGAACGCCGCGAGCGGCCAACTGAGCCTCTTTGGCGCCGAGGGCGTGCCGCCGCCACCCCTGCAAGGGGGCGTGAGCCTGAACAGGCTCGAGCTCCTCCGGCTCGAAAAGGAGGCTCTGGGCCTCTACATCTCCGACCATCCCATGAACTCCTACCCCGGCCTGGCCGACGTGGCGAGCTGCACGGTGGAGGCGCTCGAGAGCTGGTGCCGAGACAAGCTGGAGGACACGGGGCGCGGTCACAGGTGCCGCGCGGCGCTCGCAGGCATCTTGCAAAACGTGGTCAAGCGCTCGACGAAGTCGGGCAGCATGATGGCGCGCTTTACGGTGGCCGACGAGACCGGCGCGCGCGAGGTGGTGGCCTTCAGCCGCGCCTACGAGGAGATGGCGGCGGAACTTGCCGAGGACGCGCCGGTGGTCGTCATCGTCGAGGTCGCCCGGGAAGAGGACAGCTTGCGCCTGGTCGCCGAACGCCTCATCCGCTGGGACAAGCGCGGTAACCTGCCCGAGGTCGCTCTTATCGAGTTCGACCTGCAGGCGGCGAGCGAGACCATGTTGGTGGAACTGCGCTCCTGGCTCGACGAGTGCGCGGGCATGATCCCGCTCCGGCTCAAGCTCCGCGCCGGGGCGGGCACCGCCCTCTACGCGGCGGAGGCGCTGGGGGTGGACAAGGACAAGCTGGGCGCGCTTGAAATGGCCTGCCCCTGGCTAAAGGCCAGCCTCAGCATCGACCGCGACCAGCTCTTGCGGAGCAGCGCCGGCCGCAAGCCCTGGGAGGCGAAAGAAAAAGAGGCCCTGGCGGGCGCGGATATCCCCTTCTAG
- the rpsL gene encoding 30S ribosomal protein S12 produces MPTVNQLLRKGRKTLPKKNKTPALKGSPQRRGVCTVVKTQTPKKPNSALRKIARVRLSSGFEVTAYIPGEKHNLQEHSVVLIRGGRVKDLPGVRYHIVRGALDTQGVGVGRYVQRNQGRSKYGSKKPKAGAKK; encoded by the coding sequence TTGCCTACGGTCAACCAACTGCTGCGCAAGGGCCGCAAGACCCTGCCCAAAAAGAACAAGACGCCGGCCCTGAAGGGCAGCCCCCAGCGCCGCGGCGTCTGCACGGTCGTCAAGACCCAGACGCCCAAGAAGCCCAACTCGGCCCTGCGCAAGATCGCCCGGGTGCGGCTCTCGAGCGGCTTTGAGGTCACCGCCTATATTCCCGGCGAGAAGCACAACCTTCAGGAGCACTCGGTGGTGCTTATCCGCGGCGGCCGCGTCAAGGACCTGCCGGGGGTGCGTTACCACATCGTCCGCGGCGCCTTGGACACCCAGGGTGTCGGGGTCGGCCGCTACGTCCAGCGCAACCAGGGCCGCAGCAAGTACGGCTCGAAAAAGCCCAAAGCCGGCGCGAAGAAGTAA